One Tunturibacter gelidoferens genomic region harbors:
- a CDS encoding 2-hydroxycarboxylate transporter family protein: protein MLLELNPETQVLRQWPRWLSYRIGLLPLPVFVLLFGVVAALTGAHALTGDVSVMIATLAAGGFLCAWLGGLIPFLRRLGAPAITAAFLPSYLVYRHWLPVNLVETVTSFTKGTNFIYLYITAIIVGSILSMNRKLLLQGIAKVLIPLFAGSLMAVLIGSVAGVAIGLPLASIVTLVIVPVMAGGVGEGAIPLSIGYEDIFHQSSAEYLAHLLPVVLFANLVAIIMAGCLNAIGRRYPSLTGNGLLQPPSNILPLPASLNVAPIAPRNDQLCAAALFAISLYLLGIVSHFLLGFPPPVTMLVIAVLLKVSNLLPPWIDRAAAAVGHFFAVAVTYPLLFAVAVALTPWKSVKEALHPANLAVIVLVVLTLVVTGFFIGKWIHLYPVETAIVNACHTGAGGTGDVAILTAANRLELMPFAQIATRIGGAITVTLTLLILRFLTHGK, encoded by the coding sequence ATGCTTCTTGAGTTGAACCCCGAAACGCAGGTACTTCGACAGTGGCCCCGCTGGCTCTCTTATCGCATTGGGCTGCTGCCCCTTCCCGTGTTTGTTCTGCTGTTTGGTGTTGTAGCGGCTCTGACGGGTGCCCATGCGCTCACTGGAGACGTATCCGTCATGATTGCAACGCTCGCCGCAGGAGGGTTCCTATGCGCGTGGCTTGGGGGACTCATTCCGTTTTTGCGACGCCTCGGAGCACCGGCCATCACCGCCGCATTCCTGCCGTCTTACCTGGTGTATCGACACTGGTTGCCCGTTAACCTGGTGGAAACTGTCACCAGCTTCACCAAGGGAACCAATTTTATTTACTTGTACATTACAGCAATCATCGTCGGCAGTATCCTCAGCATGAATCGCAAGTTGCTGTTGCAAGGGATTGCGAAAGTTTTAATTCCACTGTTCGCCGGCTCGCTTATGGCCGTGTTGATCGGCTCTGTAGCGGGTGTTGCGATCGGTTTGCCCTTAGCCAGTATTGTCACACTCGTTATCGTCCCCGTGATGGCAGGTGGTGTTGGTGAAGGAGCCATTCCACTTTCAATCGGCTATGAGGACATCTTTCATCAAAGCTCCGCCGAGTACCTCGCACATCTGCTGCCTGTCGTCCTCTTTGCAAATCTCGTCGCCATCATCATGGCTGGATGCCTCAATGCCATCGGGCGTCGCTATCCGTCCCTCACTGGTAATGGATTGCTGCAGCCACCGTCCAACATACTCCCTCTGCCGGCGTCGCTAAATGTCGCCCCTATCGCACCTAGGAATGATCAACTCTGTGCGGCCGCATTATTTGCCATCTCTCTCTACTTGCTCGGCATTGTTTCGCACTTTCTTTTGGGGTTTCCTCCCCCCGTCACAATGCTTGTAATAGCAGTGCTGCTCAAGGTATCCAACTTGCTTCCGCCATGGATCGATCGGGCGGCGGCGGCCGTCGGGCACTTCTTTGCGGTCGCCGTAACGTATCCGCTGCTTTTCGCTGTGGCTGTTGCGTTGACGCCTTGGAAGTCGGTGAAAGAAGCACTACATCCGGCAAATTTAGCAGTGATAGTTCTTGTCGTCCTCACTCTTGTTGTTACTGGCTTCTTTATAGGCAAATGGATACATCTTTATCCCGTCGAAACCGCTATCGTCAACGCCTGTCACACCGGCGCCGGAGGCACTGGAGACGTAGCTATTCTGACCGCAGCCAATCGTCTTGAACTCATGCCCTTTGCTCAGATTGCAACGCGTATCGGCGGAGCAATTACCGTTACCCTGACGCTACTAATTTTGCGTTTCCTTACACATGGAAAATAG
- a CDS encoding IclR family transcriptional regulator — MLSAFRAGDTELGLAELAMRTDLYKSTALRLLHSLEGAHYLIRTPQGTYRLAAEVPRLNAVHEAADGLQAAVMPILRSLVAVTHETAALHVRQGNHRVRLFWIDSPQPLREHVMLGEELPLDRGAGGLILGAYSGARGAGPDKIRKQGYATSIGGRLPELSGISAPVFNSRGELAGALTLTMPTQRWKLSWRQIVVAKAKELTEDLGGTVVVGERVKKHR; from the coding sequence TTGCTATCGGCATTCCGAGCAGGGGACACTGAGTTGGGGCTCGCAGAGCTTGCAATGCGCACAGATTTGTACAAGAGCACTGCGCTGCGCTTGCTGCACTCCCTGGAAGGGGCACACTACCTGATCCGAACACCTCAGGGAACCTATCGATTGGCGGCTGAGGTTCCGAGACTAAACGCAGTGCACGAAGCAGCCGACGGGCTGCAAGCGGCCGTGATGCCTATTCTGCGTAGCCTGGTTGCAGTCACTCACGAGACTGCCGCACTGCATGTCCGGCAAGGGAATCATCGCGTTCGGCTGTTTTGGATAGATTCACCGCAGCCCCTGCGAGAGCATGTCATGTTAGGAGAAGAACTGCCTCTGGACCGAGGGGCTGGTGGTCTAATTTTGGGAGCCTACTCAGGGGCCCGAGGCGCGGGCCCAGACAAAATTAGGAAACAGGGATATGCGACTTCCATCGGAGGTAGGCTGCCGGAGCTATCAGGTATTTCGGCCCCCGTATTCAACTCGCGCGGTGAGTTGGCTGGCGCACTGACACTTACGATGCCGACGCAGCGGTGGAAGCTGTCCTGGCGCCAGATTGTAGTGGCGAAGGCGAAAGAGCTCACAGAAGATCTAGGCGGCACAGTCGTAGTTGGAGAACGGGTGAAAAAGCACCGCTGA
- a CDS encoding LacI family DNA-binding transcriptional regulator, giving the protein MSNMKEIARLAEVSLGTVSNVLNNSAKVREPLRRRVLAAVDSLRYEPSQLARGLRRDKTNMIGMIIPDITNPFFPAVVRGAEDAAFGSGYRLVLCNADNNLTKEVSYMNQLRTYLPTGIIVIPSNFSEITMQAGSATRGGAVVVCLDRMPRHWKGDTVTVANDEGALNATQHLIQLGHKRIATITGPLQLTIAHARLAGFRRALKQANIQIPAEYVQESSFDRAGGYSAALGLLQLKPRPTAIFAQNDMIAMGVVMAIRELGLRCPHDVSLFGFDGLEVTELMDPPLSSVLQPGYQLGSLGVQLLLERVSDPNRPFRHHVLPTELRLGASIAPPPPTRQSKKKPDSAPRRKLAT; this is encoded by the coding sequence ATGTCCAACATGAAAGAGATCGCGCGGCTTGCCGAGGTGTCGCTCGGAACCGTTTCTAACGTGCTGAATAACTCTGCGAAGGTACGCGAACCGCTGCGACGCCGAGTGCTCGCGGCTGTCGATTCCCTTCGCTACGAGCCTAGTCAGCTTGCACGAGGTCTGCGACGAGATAAGACAAACATGATCGGCATGATCATCCCGGACATCACCAATCCATTCTTTCCGGCTGTCGTTCGGGGTGCTGAAGACGCGGCGTTCGGGAGCGGTTATCGTCTCGTGCTCTGCAACGCAGATAACAACCTGACCAAAGAGGTCTCGTACATGAACCAGCTGCGGACATACCTTCCTACTGGCATCATCGTGATTCCCTCTAACTTCAGCGAGATAACGATGCAGGCCGGTAGTGCAACCAGAGGCGGAGCAGTTGTGGTTTGTCTCGACCGTATGCCAAGACATTGGAAAGGCGACACGGTCACCGTAGCCAACGATGAAGGTGCGCTGAATGCGACTCAACATCTCATACAGCTTGGTCACAAACGCATCGCTACCATTACGGGTCCCTTGCAGCTGACGATTGCCCATGCACGGCTGGCCGGCTTCCGACGTGCATTGAAACAAGCAAATATTCAAATTCCCGCAGAGTATGTGCAGGAGAGTTCCTTCGATCGTGCAGGTGGATACTCAGCGGCACTAGGACTGTTACAGCTTAAGCCGAGGCCAACCGCGATCTTTGCCCAGAACGACATGATTGCCATGGGCGTCGTGATGGCTATTCGCGAGCTGGGTCTTCGCTGTCCGCATGACGTATCGCTGTTCGGATTCGACGGACTCGAAGTAACCGAGCTGATGGATCCTCCACTGTCTTCCGTTTTGCAGCCTGGTTATCAACTTGGTTCGCTGGGAGTTCAGCTTTTGCTTGAAAGGGTAAGCGATCCGAATCGTCCCTTTCGTCACCATGTGTTGCCAACGGAGCTTCGACTAGGGGCTTCCATTGCTCCTCCCCCTCCAACACGTCAAAGTAAGAAGAAGCCAGACTCGGCGCCTCGTCGCAAATTGGCTACCTGA
- a CDS encoding TonB-dependent receptor → MSRIKKCFVWVVFFMTVVAPALSFGQFAQRGGVEGIVTDSTGAVVPGTTVTLLDLEQKATKTAMSDATGHYSFPEVTAGTYQVTASHAGFETTQSGVITVNLGRNARYDLQLKIGAQSEQVTVDSSTAVMETGQANLSTNVTEKQFEQLPLNGRNFTSVAALSPGISTQPQANLNPGGTYSVGAQFASGGVAFTTGGVVQGSRDNGFYVNGVNITDNYETSLSYEPSVEALSTGTLQVADFSAANGHDFSTLSMQTKGGTSTFHGQAYDFIENDALNAINPFTKSFAAYTGNNDFAKPTLRRNQFGGGIGGPVFIPKILEGLRNKAFFFANYENFIESDGAQPVYQSVPSAAERTGDFSELLGGSNPLQLYNPFFTTYDANGFSSRPVIPNNRLDQAVRPDGSSVFDPASKALMALYPLPNISGTPSSQLNYVTTQKLGFSVYHFDSRFDLNLTSKDNIFVTYSKSHGDNNNSGNLAPSQLYVSDVDDGAYLVTVNYARVFTPNLVNEFIFGIGDSALQTVAPNQISYLNSDANPFNQVFQNTGSGITRGVLQMIVDNYASPGFNQVFRAENKVMQFSDNVSWSKGRHTMTFGGNYFRKSEYDWDFARFVEFQQKFSTGGSLQNYEGGDAMADLAMGLPETIHQRYDFQGGDATSPELDVTFPYWGFYANDKFAVTPRLTLTVGLRYDLSIPLYANNNLCCAIYQPTTDGGVLKLPGIAQGVPQHYLSATKKDFAPRVSFAYNLDKNTVLRAGYAIFYDVGATQISTEVGNALNGVPGYFSGDEITNVTKGAPSDTPVLGLSNIFQTPPPLVPGNYPVSTGPGQGYFGDGYYSTAYYYDQKSTPLPYYQRFMLDVQHEITPRDSFTLSYLGSQGRKGSNYINENLPAYQTNWPTKNAYNNARPNNLGRFGDIYVQRPNLNAFYNAAVAQFQHQFTHGLQFLSNYTWGKTVSDYPYVNTLAANGEGGFNGFQDPHIYNRGESTLSHRHRFVYSGIWSPTYGQSWNRVAREALTDWRASFIGTIESGEALTIINDATSALDYAGTDELFVNGDPNLSHGSKNFLNQFNTAAFTIPVTGVRGNSGLGTIRGPGQNNLDLSLAKTFPIFERFHAEFRADAYNALNHTQWNGAQTYQTKTGTRSGIPFGAATNAREARILQLAVKLAF, encoded by the coding sequence TTGAGCCGAATCAAAAAGTGTTTCGTTTGGGTAGTGTTTTTTATGACCGTCGTCGCGCCCGCCCTGAGTTTTGGCCAATTCGCCCAGCGTGGCGGCGTCGAAGGGATTGTCACTGATTCGACCGGCGCTGTAGTGCCAGGAACGACGGTTACGCTGCTCGACCTCGAGCAGAAGGCTACGAAGACCGCCATGTCGGATGCGACCGGTCACTATAGTTTTCCTGAAGTCACCGCTGGCACCTACCAGGTCACGGCCTCACACGCTGGCTTTGAAACGACACAATCCGGTGTAATTACGGTGAACCTCGGCCGCAATGCAAGGTATGACCTGCAATTGAAGATCGGCGCTCAGTCGGAACAGGTGACCGTGGATAGCTCTACTGCGGTGATGGAGACAGGTCAGGCGAATCTCAGCACAAACGTAACGGAAAAGCAGTTTGAGCAGTTGCCCCTCAACGGTCGAAACTTTACCTCCGTAGCTGCGCTTTCGCCCGGAATCTCTACCCAGCCGCAGGCAAACCTGAATCCTGGCGGGACCTACTCTGTTGGCGCTCAATTTGCATCCGGCGGAGTCGCCTTCACAACGGGAGGAGTTGTTCAGGGATCGCGCGACAATGGCTTTTACGTAAACGGAGTAAACATCACAGATAATTACGAAACCAGCCTCAGCTATGAGCCCTCGGTTGAAGCACTCAGCACCGGAACCTTGCAGGTAGCAGACTTCTCTGCCGCCAACGGGCACGATTTCTCCACGTTGAGTATGCAAACCAAAGGGGGAACTTCCACATTCCACGGGCAAGCTTACGACTTCATCGAGAACGATGCCCTCAACGCGATCAATCCTTTTACGAAATCATTTGCGGCGTACACCGGCAACAACGACTTCGCAAAGCCCACATTACGCCGAAATCAATTCGGTGGAGGGATAGGGGGGCCGGTGTTTATCCCTAAAATTCTCGAAGGTCTCAGGAATAAGGCATTCTTCTTCGCCAACTACGAAAACTTCATTGAGAGTGATGGGGCTCAGCCGGTCTATCAAAGCGTACCGTCCGCCGCAGAGCGCACGGGGGACTTCAGCGAATTGTTGGGTGGATCGAATCCACTGCAACTGTACAACCCCTTCTTCACGACCTACGACGCGAATGGCTTCAGCAGCCGTCCCGTTATTCCGAACAATCGGCTTGACCAGGCTGTAAGGCCGGATGGCAGCTCGGTTTTTGACCCGGCTTCCAAGGCGCTCATGGCTCTTTATCCATTGCCGAACATCTCAGGAACTCCGAGTTCGCAGCTGAATTACGTCACAACTCAAAAACTCGGGTTTTCGGTCTATCACTTCGACTCCCGTTTCGATCTGAATCTCACAAGCAAAGACAACATCTTCGTCACGTATTCAAAGTCGCACGGCGACAACAACAACTCGGGAAATCTGGCGCCTTCACAACTCTATGTGTCTGATGTCGATGATGGCGCATACCTTGTGACCGTGAACTATGCGCGCGTCTTCACGCCCAACCTGGTAAATGAATTTATCTTCGGCATCGGCGACTCAGCCCTTCAGACCGTAGCTCCCAATCAGATCAGTTATCTGAACAGCGATGCAAATCCGTTCAACCAGGTCTTTCAAAATACTGGTTCCGGAATTACGCGTGGTGTTCTTCAGATGATTGTCGACAACTATGCAAGTCCTGGTTTTAATCAGGTCTTCCGTGCTGAGAATAAGGTCATGCAATTTTCAGACAATGTGAGCTGGAGTAAAGGCAGGCATACGATGACTTTCGGAGGAAATTACTTCCGCAAAAGCGAATATGACTGGGATTTCGCTCGCTTTGTCGAGTTTCAGCAGAAGTTTAGCACCGGTGGAAGCCTTCAAAACTACGAGGGGGGCGACGCCATGGCTGATCTGGCCATGGGCCTGCCGGAAACGATCCACCAGCGTTACGACTTTCAAGGTGGCGACGCTACGTCGCCGGAGTTGGACGTAACATTTCCGTACTGGGGTTTTTATGCGAACGACAAGTTTGCGGTGACCCCACGTCTAACCCTAACCGTTGGTCTCCGCTACGATCTCTCGATCCCACTCTATGCAAACAACAACCTGTGCTGTGCGATCTACCAGCCAACAACGGACGGTGGCGTGCTCAAGCTTCCCGGAATCGCACAAGGTGTGCCGCAGCATTATCTGTCGGCAACCAAAAAGGATTTTGCTCCTCGAGTTAGTTTTGCCTACAACCTGGATAAGAACACGGTACTGCGGGCAGGCTATGCGATCTTCTATGACGTTGGTGCAACGCAGATTTCAACTGAGGTCGGCAACGCGTTGAATGGCGTCCCAGGCTACTTCAGCGGCGACGAGATCACGAACGTTACAAAGGGCGCTCCAAGTGATACTCCCGTCCTGGGACTCTCGAACATCTTCCAGACTCCTCCACCGCTCGTTCCTGGCAACTATCCAGTAAGTACCGGCCCGGGTCAGGGATATTTTGGCGACGGGTACTATTCGACGGCGTACTACTACGATCAGAAGTCGACCCCACTGCCCTACTATCAACGCTTCATGCTGGATGTCCAGCATGAAATCACGCCCCGCGACTCGTTCACACTCTCTTACCTGGGGTCACAGGGACGAAAGGGTTCTAACTACATCAACGAGAACCTGCCTGCTTACCAAACAAATTGGCCGACTAAGAATGCCTACAACAATGCTCGTCCGAATAATCTGGGCCGCTTCGGCGACATCTACGTGCAGCGACCGAACTTGAACGCTTTTTACAACGCAGCCGTCGCTCAGTTCCAACATCAGTTCACTCATGGACTCCAGTTCCTGAGCAACTACACCTGGGGCAAGACCGTCTCTGACTATCCCTACGTCAACACGCTTGCGGCAAACGGAGAAGGCGGGTTCAATGGCTTCCAGGACCCACATATCTATAACCGGGGTGAGAGTACTTTGTCCCACCGCCACCGCTTTGTCTACAGCGGCATCTGGTCACCGACTTATGGCCAATCTTGGAACCGCGTCGCACGGGAAGCATTGACCGACTGGAGAGCTTCATTCATCGGCACGATCGAGTCCGGGGAGGCGCTTACGATCATCAATGACGCGACCAGCGCACTTGACTATGCAGGTACAGACGAGCTGTTTGTCAACGGCGATCCAAACCTCTCTCACGGTTCAAAGAACTTTCTGAACCAGTTCAATACAGCGGCGTTTACGATTCCAGTAACCGGCGTTCGTGGTAACTCCGGGCTTGGTACGATCCGTGGTCCGGGCCAAAATAATCTCGATCTATCTCTCGCCAAGACGTTTCCGATCTTCGAACGCTTCCATGCTGAATTTCGTGCCGACGCTTATAACGCTCTGAATCACACGCAGTGGAACGGCGCTCAGACTTACCAGACAAAGACCGGGACCAGAAGCGGCATTCCTTTCGGTGCAGCAACAAATGCTCGCGAAGCACGTATTCTGCAATTGGCTGTAAAGCTGGCTTTCTAA
- a CDS encoding GRP family sugar transporter, which yields MSCWGSWANTMKLCPGYRFQLFYWDYVIGLLFGAILWGFTLGSTGSEGVSFVADLTKVHPYHLGMALLGGVIFNLANLLLVAAIDVAGLAVAFPIGIGLALVIGAISNYVINPAGNPLLLFGGIALVVAAIVMDALAYRLREKERRNAGSKGILLSLLSGVLMGSFYPFVSKAMFTSGASGPYAVAFLFVIGVALCALPANYLLMRKPIDGQTPVDFSGYVAAPKRWHLWGAIGGMVWCTGAVFNFVAARTHFVGPAVSYSIGQGATMVSAGWGVFVWREFAGTTSRIKLLLTFMFIFFLLGLCAIAAAPLFAGH from the coding sequence ATGAGCTGCTGGGGCTCTTGGGCAAACACCATGAAGTTGTGCCCAGGCTATCGGTTTCAGCTCTTCTACTGGGACTACGTCATTGGGCTCCTGTTTGGAGCGATCCTCTGGGGTTTCACTCTTGGCAGCACGGGATCAGAAGGGGTGTCTTTTGTCGCCGATCTTACGAAGGTTCACCCCTACCATCTCGGCATGGCACTCTTGGGTGGGGTGATCTTTAATCTCGCGAACCTGCTGTTGGTTGCGGCGATCGATGTAGCCGGCTTGGCCGTGGCCTTTCCTATTGGAATCGGTCTGGCTTTGGTCATAGGGGCGATTAGCAACTACGTTATCAATCCAGCAGGCAATCCTTTGTTGTTGTTTGGAGGCATCGCGTTGGTGGTTGCCGCAATTGTTATGGATGCGTTGGCATATCGTCTTCGGGAAAAAGAAAGACGAAACGCCGGCAGCAAAGGCATTTTGCTGAGCCTGCTTTCGGGCGTCTTGATGGGAAGTTTTTACCCCTTCGTTTCGAAGGCGATGTTTACTTCTGGGGCATCGGGGCCGTATGCCGTGGCATTCCTGTTTGTCATCGGGGTAGCTCTTTGTGCCCTTCCCGCAAACTATCTGCTTATGCGCAAGCCAATTGATGGGCAAACTCCCGTCGATTTTTCAGGCTATGTTGCAGCTCCTAAACGCTGGCATCTCTGGGGAGCTATCGGTGGCATGGTTTGGTGTACAGGCGCTGTTTTCAATTTTGTAGCGGCGCGGACACACTTCGTCGGTCCTGCAGTCTCCTATTCCATCGGCCAGGGCGCGACGATGGTGTCGGCAGGTTGGGGTGTCTTTGTGTGGCGCGAGTTCGCAGGCACAACCAGTCGGATCAAGCTACTGCTAACGTTCATGTTCATCTTTTTTCTTTTAGGCCTTTGTGCAATCGCCGCCGCTCCGCTCTTTGCTGGTCACTAG
- a CDS encoding ribokinase — protein MDLVSSVPRIPRAGETIFGHDFQTHAGGKGANQAVGVARLEYPVKMLGMVGRDAFGDQLRLQLKREGVDITEVSEVNAATGTATILVDDAGENSIVVSPGANLHLTPDVLRSRKEIFRHAGVVLAQLEIPLETVQCLAEMCSELNLPLILDPAPAQALPNGELRGVTWLTPNETEAQFYTNGASSEEGVMAMLLQLGAKGIILKRGALGAVLFGEDRSLHRIPAPKVQAVDTTAAGDAFNAAFAVGLMNGDTPVESARFATVAAALSVTRSGAQPSLATKREVLMALERSIDGHVQSAEKNL, from the coding sequence ATGGATCTGGTGTCGAGCGTGCCCCGTATACCACGCGCAGGAGAGACCATCTTTGGACATGATTTTCAAACTCATGCCGGTGGGAAGGGTGCCAACCAGGCAGTCGGCGTGGCGCGACTCGAATATCCCGTGAAGATGCTGGGCATGGTTGGCAGAGACGCGTTCGGAGACCAGTTGCGACTGCAGCTCAAGAGAGAGGGCGTGGACATCACGGAGGTGAGCGAGGTCAATGCCGCGACTGGAACAGCAACCATTCTCGTTGATGATGCGGGTGAAAATAGCATCGTCGTCTCGCCGGGAGCCAACCTCCATCTGACTCCCGACGTCTTGCGGAGCAGAAAAGAGATATTCCGACACGCGGGGGTGGTTCTTGCACAACTTGAAATTCCACTTGAAACGGTTCAGTGCCTGGCGGAGATGTGCTCCGAATTGAACCTGCCACTCATCCTGGATCCGGCACCGGCGCAGGCGCTGCCAAACGGAGAACTTAGAGGAGTGACCTGGCTCACGCCCAATGAAACAGAAGCTCAGTTCTACACCAATGGCGCATCCTCTGAAGAGGGGGTGATGGCCATGCTCTTGCAACTGGGAGCGAAGGGCATCATATTAAAGCGCGGCGCGTTGGGAGCCGTTCTCTTTGGCGAAGATCGTTCGTTGCATCGAATCCCGGCACCCAAAGTGCAAGCTGTGGATACGACGGCAGCTGGAGACGCTTTCAACGCAGCGTTTGCGGTCGGCTTGATGAACGGTGACACCCCTGTAGAAAGCGCACGGTTTGCTACAGTTGCCGCTGCCCTGTCTGTCACACGTTCCGGGGCACAGCCTTCTTTGGCGACTAAAAGAGAAGTGTTGATGGCTTTAGAGCGCTCCATCGACGGACACGTTCAATCAGCCGAAAAAAATCTGTAA
- a CDS encoding formylglycine-generating enzyme family protein: MSKLLIGGNHGCSAQETQIWLDEMRGWRTNRQIRMGYSGDMYDLPALKWTQSSFIQPQMMMEDRYFYDPDSGKYTVDRYLDDTEKRYGGIDSVLIWHTYTNIGIDDRNQYDLIRDMPGGIPAVKQMVSDFHRRGVKVFFPVMVWDQGTRDEEKPNWTATAEMMKEIGADGVNGDTMDGIPKAFSDAALKINHPLALEPEAFPGHDEMLAWNTMSWGYWTYPYAPDVSRSKWLEPRAMVNVSARWSHSKTEYLQAAFFNGVGFESWENVWGIWNGITPRDGEAIRRMATMERGLAPFLVSKDWQPYYTTESRGLFASYWPLNSEAVWTLVNRSDYVMQGELLRVKSAPAGSKFFDVYHGVELTPRMDGQDALLSFTVEPNGYGAILQVPGALSAAQQTLLTKMRSITQKPLESYSAEWNFIPQTLVEIPTTKATSQALEGMTKIPAATYRFRVNGIEIEGRDDVGVDFQYPWEPSPRRYHDHIVNIDTFWMDTNLVTNEQFKKFIDATHYKPKDAKNFLRDWKGDTYPVSWADKPVTWVSLEDARAYAKWAGKRLPHEWEWQYAAQGTDDRKYPWGNTWSAEAVPVVDKGRRLTSPDAVGAHPKGASSFGIQDLVGNVWQWTDEYEDDHTRAAVLRGGSYYQPGGSIWYFPQAYRNDEHGKFLLMAPSEDRSGAVGFRCVMDAQ; the protein is encoded by the coding sequence GTGTCGAAGCTGCTCATTGGGGGGAATCACGGCTGCTCTGCGCAGGAAACTCAGATCTGGTTGGACGAGATGCGTGGCTGGCGCACCAATCGCCAGATTCGCATGGGTTACTCCGGTGATATGTATGACCTGCCAGCGCTCAAATGGACGCAGTCGAGCTTCATACAACCTCAGATGATGATGGAAGATCGGTATTTTTACGATCCAGACTCGGGAAAATACACGGTCGATCGTTACCTGGACGACACGGAGAAACGCTACGGTGGCATCGATTCCGTCCTCATATGGCACACCTACACGAACATAGGCATCGACGACCGGAATCAATACGATCTCATTCGCGATATGCCCGGCGGCATTCCCGCCGTCAAACAAATGGTGTCGGACTTCCATCGCCGCGGAGTGAAGGTCTTCTTTCCAGTGATGGTGTGGGACCAGGGAACCCGAGACGAAGAAAAACCGAACTGGACAGCTACTGCGGAGATGATGAAAGAGATCGGGGCAGACGGCGTAAACGGCGACACCATGGACGGTATCCCAAAAGCATTTAGCGACGCCGCTCTTAAAATTAATCACCCCCTGGCGCTCGAACCGGAAGCATTCCCCGGGCATGACGAGATGCTTGCGTGGAACACAATGTCATGGGGTTATTGGACCTACCCCTATGCGCCGGATGTAAGTCGCAGTAAGTGGCTCGAGCCGCGCGCGATGGTAAACGTCAGCGCACGATGGAGTCACAGCAAAACAGAATATCTCCAGGCAGCCTTCTTCAACGGGGTCGGATTCGAGAGTTGGGAGAATGTCTGGGGAATATGGAACGGCATTACGCCTCGTGATGGCGAAGCGATTCGGCGGATGGCAACCATGGAGCGCGGCCTCGCACCTTTTCTGGTCAGCAAGGATTGGCAGCCCTACTACACCACCGAGTCGCGCGGTCTGTTCGCAAGTTACTGGCCTCTGAACTCAGAAGCCGTTTGGACACTCGTCAATCGCAGCGATTATGTGATGCAGGGCGAACTATTGCGTGTCAAGAGTGCTCCTGCCGGATCAAAGTTCTTCGATGTCTACCACGGTGTTGAACTGACTCCACGCATGGACGGCCAGGACGCACTGCTCTCGTTTACGGTCGAACCAAACGGTTACGGAGCGATTCTTCAGGTGCCTGGTGCCTTATCCGCTGCACAACAGACTCTCCTGACGAAGATGCGAAGCATCACGCAAAAGCCGCTCGAGAGCTACAGTGCTGAGTGGAACTTTATACCGCAAACATTGGTGGAGATCCCAACGACGAAAGCTACATCGCAAGCTCTTGAAGGCATGACGAAAATTCCTGCGGCTACATACCGATTCCGCGTGAACGGGATTGAAATCGAAGGACGTGACGATGTTGGCGTCGACTTTCAGTACCCTTGGGAGCCGTCACCTCGCCGCTACCACGATCACATCGTAAACATCGACACATTCTGGATGGATACGAACCTGGTCACAAACGAGCAATTCAAGAAATTCATTGATGCCACGCACTACAAACCTAAGGATGCCAAAAATTTTCTTCGTGACTGGAAAGGTGACACTTATCCCGTTAGCTGGGCAGACAAGCCCGTCACCTGGGTCTCTCTCGAAGATGCACGCGCATACGCTAAGTGGGCAGGGAAGCGGCTGCCCCATGAGTGGGAGTGGCAGTACGCCGCCCAAGGAACAGACGACAGAAAGTATCCGTGGGGCAACACATGGAGCGCTGAAGCTGTACCCGTCGTCGATAAGGGCCGAAGGCTAACTTCGCCAGATGCCGTAGGCGCGCATCCGAAGGGCGCGAGCTCTTTTGGTATTCAGGATCTGGTCGGCAACGTATGGCAATGGACCGACGAGTATGAGGATGATCACACGCGTGCGGCTGTGCTTCGCGGCGGCAGCTACTACCAGCCGGGTGGATCGATCTGGTACTTTCCGCAAGCCTACCGCAACGATGAACACGGCAAGTTCTTGCTGATGGCTCCAAGCGAAGACCGTTCAGGCGCAGTAGGTTTCCGGTGTGTCATGGACGCGCAATGA